The Longimicrobium sp. genomic interval TCGCCCTCTGCTTCCGCGAGGATGTAGGCGCCCTTGCGCAGGCCGGACACGTCGCCCAGCACGTCGCGGTCGAGGATGGGGAGCGCCTGGCGGGTGAGCGCCATGAAGACGGGCCCCTCGGTGTGCTCCATGGTGAAGCGCCATGCCTCGGCCGTCTCGTTCGCGTCGCAGGGGCGCAGGTCGACCAGGCCGGGGACGCCGCGGAGCGAGGCCAGCTGCTCGATCGGCTGGTGCGTGGGGCCGTCCTCGCCCAGGCCGACGGAGTCGTGCGTGTAGATGTAGATCGTCGGCTGCTCCATCAGCGCCGCGAGGCGGACGGGGGGCTTCATGTAGTCGCTGAAGATCAGGAAGGTGCCGCCGAATACGCGCACCCCGCCGTGCAGCGTCATCCCGTTCATCAACGAGCCCATGGCGTGCTCGCGGACGCCGAAGTGCAGGATGCGCCCGTCGTAGCTCTGCGCCTCGAAGTCGCCCCCGCCGTCGATGTTGGTGTTGTTCGAGCCGGCCAGGTCCGCCGAGCCGCCCATCAGCCACGGCACCCTGCGGGCGATGGCGTTCAGCGCCTTCCCCGACGCCGCGCGCGTGGCGATGGGCTTGTCGTCCTTGCTCCACGTCGGGACTTCCGCGTCCCACCCCTCGGGGAGGCGGCGGGCGAGCGCGTCCTGCAGCGCCCGCGCCCGCTCCGGCTCGGCCGCGGCCAGGGCGTCCATGCGCCGCCGCCACTCGTCCTGGATCCGCTCGCCGCGGGGCACCGCCTTGCGCATGTGGTCGAGCGCCTCCTGGGGGACCCAGAAGGTGTCGGTGGTGGGCCAGCCGAGCTGCTGCTTGGAGAGCTTGACCTCCTCCTCGCCCAGCGCCTCGCCGTGGGCCTTCTCGCTTCCCGCGCGGTTGGGCGAGCCGTAGCCGATCACCGAGCGCACCGCGATCATCGACGGCCGCGGGTCGGCCTTGGCGCGCTCGATGGCCGCGTCGATCGCGGCGAGGTCGTTGGCGTCCTCGATGCGGTCGGTGTGCCAGCCGTATGCCGCGAAGCGCGCCAGCACGTCCTCGGTGAAGGCCAGGTCGGTGGAGCCCTCGATGGTGATCTTGTTGTCGTCCCAGAAGTAGATGAGCTTGCCGAGCTGGAGGTGGCCCGCGACCGACGCCGCCTCGGACGCCACGCCCTCCATCAGGTCGCCGTCGGAGCAGATGGCGTAGACCAGGTGGTCGACGGGCCGGTGCTCGGGGGTGTTGAACTGCGCCGCCAGGTGCGCCTCGGCCATGGCCATCCCCACGCCGTTGGCGAAGCCCTGGCCGAGCGGGCCGGTGGTGGTCTCGACGCCCGGGGTCAGCCCGTACTCGGGGTGGCCGGGGGTCCGGCTCTCCCACTGGCGGAAGTTCTTCAGGTCGTCCAGCTCCAGCCCGTACCCGGTGAGGTAGAGCATGGAGTACAGGAGCATGGACGCGTGCCCGGCGGAGAGGACGAAGCGGTCGCGGTCGGGCCAGTGCGGGTCGCGGGGATTGTGGCGCAGGTGCCGCGTCCAGATCACGTAGGCCAGCGGCGCCAGGGCCATGGGCGTGCCCGGGTGGCCGGAGTTGGCCTTCTGCACCGCGTCCATCGACAGGGTGCGGATGGTATTGATGCAGAGCTGGTCCAGGTCGCCGCCGTACGGCCGTCCGTCGGACATCGATCGGTCTGGTTGAATGGTTTTCGCGGGCCGGATCGGCGCCGCTGTTCTGACGTCTGCGCGGCCGCCGGCGGGCCCCCTCCCCCGGCCCCTCCCCCGCTGCGCAGGGGAGGGGAGAACTCAGCGCCGACGCGGAGTTCGGCGCGTCGCGCGGATGCCGGGGAGCAGTCGCGCAGCGACTTCGTGCCCTTGTTGCCGTGAATTCATTCGCCCGGCAACACCTCGGGCTCGCTGCGAATTCGGCGCCGCGGCGCGGACAGCCGTCTCAGGCGCCGATGCGCTCCAGGGCGACCAGCGCGGCGCCTCGGGCGGTGTCGTCGCCGGCGGGGCGGAGGGTGACGGGGCGGCCCAGCGCGCGCTCCACGATGCGGCGGAACGCATCCGACGCGTGCAGCGCGCCGCCGCTGGCCACGATCTCCTCCGCGCGGCCGTACTCCCGCTCCACCGCTGCGACCGCCTCCGCCACGCGCATCGCCACCGCCTGCAGCCAGGCGCGCCAGATCTCGGTCGGCGTGGTGTCCATCGTCATCCCCGCGATGGTGGCGGCTTCCTCGCGCTCCGACAGCGGCGGGCGCTCGCCCAGCAGGGTGGGGATGACGTGGAGATGCGGGACGGGCCGGTCCGCCGCGGCCGCCAGCATCGCCTCCAGCCGCTCGGGGCGGGGAAGGCGGAGCGTGCGACGCAGCCAGGCGAAGGTATTTCCCGCGTTCGAGAGCGCCCGCCCGGCCACGGTGCGGCGCGCGTCCAGCCGGTAGAGCCAGAGCCCGTCCGGCACGCGCGGCGCCGGGTCCTCGCGCAGCACGCGGACGGCGGCGCTCGTCCCCACCGTCAGCGCGATGCGGCCCGGCTCGGCGGCGCCGCTGCCGAGCGTGGCGCAGGCGCCGTCGCCCAGCGCGGGGAACCACGGGACCCCGGCCAGCTCGGGCCAGCGCCGCGCGAACGGCGCCCGCAGGCCCCGCATCGGCTCATCCGACAGCTCGGAGAGATGCGCCTCGGAGATGCCGCACGCGGCCAGCATCTCCGCGTCCCACGCGCAGCGGCGCACGTCCAGCAGCCCCGTCCCCGACGCCATCGACAGCGAGGTGCGGCGGACGCCGAGCAGCCGCTCGCCCAGGTGCTCGCCGATGGAGAGCCAGGCCGCGGCGCGCGGGAAGGTATCGCCCTGCGTACGGCGGAGCCAGACCAGACGCGCGGCCGGATAGCTCTCGTGCACGAAGCAGCCGGTGCGCGCGTGTGCGGCGTCCGCATCGATCCCCTCCCGAAGCCGCGTGGCGTCGTCGCGGGCGCGCGTGTCGCCCCAGGCATGGAGCGGGGTGAGTGCGCGGCCGTTGGCGTCGACGCCCATCACCCCGTGCCACAAGGTGTCGAGCGCCACGGCGCCGATCTCCATCCGCGCCGCGCGCGCGAGCTTCACTGACCGGTCGAGCGCGGTGAGTGCCGCGCGTACGAGGGTGTCGGCGTCCGTCTCCATCGCGCCGCGCGGGTGGGTGCGCCAGCGCACGGGCACCTGCGCCGCGGGGCCGTCGCCCACCGGCCGGCCGCGCGCGTCGTACAGCTGTGCGCGCACCGACGACGAGCCCACGTCCACCGCCAGCACGCACGGCTTGCTCATCCCCGCAATCTACGCCGTCGTGTTGCGCCAGGCATCCCATGAATCTCACGCAGAGGCCGCAGAGGGCGCAGAGGGTTTTCGTCCCGCCCTCTGCGCCCTCTGCGGCCTCTGCGTGGGATCAAAATCACCGCTGGACGTCGCGGGGACGGCCGGGGTCGCGGCCCAGGTCGCCCAGCGCGCCGCCCAGGCCGGTGGAGCGCCGCGCGGCCCAGAAGGCCGACTCGTCGTAGATGTCGTCGGCGTAGAAGTCGTCCTGCGCGTCGGCCCGCATCCGCTCCGGCGCGGGCGGCTCGCGGTCGCGGCGCCAGCTGTCGCGCACCGAGGTCTCGAAGTCGCGCGTGATGGGGCCGTGGTCGTACGCGGGGATCGCGCGCAGGTCGCCCGAGGTGATCTCGTCCACGATCACCCGGTCGTGGTCGCGGTCCAGGCGCGCGTAGCCGATGGGCACCAGCACGTGCCGGTCGTGCTCGCCCGCCACGATCTCGTCGTCCAGGTCCACGTCCAGGTAACGCACCTTCATGGCGCCGGTGTCCACCAGCAGCTCGTCGACCTCGCCGATCTTGCGCCCGTCCGCCGCCACCACCTCCCATCCGCGCGGGTCGGGGTCGTCGCGGGCGATGCGGAAGTCGTCGAGCTCGTCCAGCGGGACCACGCGGTCCAGGTCGTCGTTTGTCATCGGCGTACCTCCCGGGTTCGTCGAGTGTCCGCCGCGGCGCCCGGTGAAGGCGCGCGCGGAGCCGTCCCCCGGCCGCAAATCGGGTTCCATCTCCACGATCCCGTGTCTTCGACAAAGATTTGACAAACATTATACAGTGACATATTCTTGGCGGTGCCGCGGGACAGCCCGCATCGATTCCCCGCATTTACTGGAGACACATCATGCAGGCGACCGCCGGAGTGCTGGAGAAGGCCGACGTGCTGTCCGAAGCCGAGCTCGACACCCTGCCGATGGGAATGATCCAGCTCGACCGGACCGGCAGGGTGCTGAAGTTCAACCAGACCGAGAGCGAGCTGGCCCGCGTCGCGAAGGACGACGCGCTGGGGAAGAGCTTCTTCGACGAGGTGGCGCCGTGCACGAAGGTGCAGGAGTTCCACGGCCGCTTCGTGGAGGGAGTAGAGAAGAAGCAGCTGCACACGGTGTTCGACTACGTCTTCCGCTTCCGCGACGGCCGCCAGAAGAAC includes:
- the tkt gene encoding transketolase, with the protein product MSDGRPYGGDLDQLCINTIRTLSMDAVQKANSGHPGTPMALAPLAYVIWTRHLRHNPRDPHWPDRDRFVLSAGHASMLLYSMLYLTGYGLELDDLKNFRQWESRTPGHPEYGLTPGVETTTGPLGQGFANGVGMAMAEAHLAAQFNTPEHRPVDHLVYAICSDGDLMEGVASEAASVAGHLQLGKLIYFWDDNKITIEGSTDLAFTEDVLARFAAYGWHTDRIEDANDLAAIDAAIERAKADPRPSMIAVRSVIGYGSPNRAGSEKAHGEALGEEEVKLSKQQLGWPTTDTFWVPQEALDHMRKAVPRGERIQDEWRRRMDALAAAEPERARALQDALARRLPEGWDAEVPTWSKDDKPIATRAASGKALNAIARRVPWLMGGSADLAGSNNTNIDGGGDFEAQSYDGRILHFGVREHAMGSLMNGMTLHGGVRVFGGTFLIFSDYMKPPVRLAALMEQPTIYIYTHDSVGLGEDGPTHQPIEQLASLRGVPGLVDLRPCDANETAEAWRFTMEHTEGPVFMALTRQALPILDRDVLGDVSGLRKGAYILAEAEGELQAIVIATGSEVSVALEAREQLQAEGVGTRVVSMPSWTLFARQPREYRDEVLPPEIKARVSVEAASPLGWEKWVGTEGAIVGLSRFGASAPAKEIFKQLGFTGDNVAAKVRTLLGLEGGNGEEAGLAAAGPARHGTDEGR
- a CDS encoding PAS domain-containing protein; this translates as MQATAGVLEKADVLSEAELDTLPMGMIQLDRTGRVLKFNQTESELARVAKDDALGKSFFDEVAPCTKVQEFHGRFVEGVEKKQLHTVFDYVFRFRDGRQKNVVISMFYSPTTDTVWVCVERP
- a CDS encoding PRC-barrel domain-containing protein → MTNDDLDRVVPLDELDDFRIARDDPDPRGWEVVAADGRKIGEVDELLVDTGAMKVRYLDVDLDDEIVAGEHDRHVLVPIGYARLDRDHDRVIVDEITSGDLRAIPAYDHGPITRDFETSVRDSWRRDREPPAPERMRADAQDDFYADDIYDESAFWAARRSTGLGGALGDLGRDPGRPRDVQR
- a CDS encoding gluconokinase — translated: MSKPCVLAVDVGSSSVRAQLYDARGRPVGDGPAAQVPVRWRTHPRGAMETDADTLVRAALTALDRSVKLARAARMEIGAVALDTLWHGVMGVDANGRALTPLHAWGDTRARDDATRLREGIDADAAHARTGCFVHESYPAARLVWLRRTQGDTFPRAAAWLSIGEHLGERLLGVRRTSLSMASGTGLLDVRRCAWDAEMLAACGISEAHLSELSDEPMRGLRAPFARRWPELAGVPWFPALGDGACATLGSGAAEPGRIALTVGTSAAVRVLREDPAPRVPDGLWLYRLDARRTVAGRALSNAGNTFAWLRRTLRLPRPERLEAMLAAAADRPVPHLHVIPTLLGERPPLSEREEAATIAGMTMDTTPTEIWRAWLQAVAMRVAEAVAAVEREYGRAEEIVASGGALHASDAFRRIVERALGRPVTLRPAGDDTARGAALVALERIGA